A region from the Citrobacter telavivensis genome encodes:
- the waaO gene encoding lipopolysaccharide 3-alpha-galactosyltransferase, producing MTQKYFEEKVIQKTLDYNYAEHSDVDKFNIAYGIDKNFLFGCGVSIASILIANPNTPFAFHVFTDSFSNEEQARFNALAKQYATQIVVYLIDCEQLKSLPSTKNWSYATYFRFIIADHFAGKMDKVLYLDADIACQGSIQELIDLEFAEHEIAAVVAEGESEWWTKRSISLATPGLVSGYFNAGFLLINLPIWTAEDISRKAIEMLRDPDVVQRITHLDQDVLNMLLVGKARFVGKKFNTQFSINYELKHDVVNPVDVNTVFIHYIGPTKPWHQWGNYPIAQSFLNAKKLSPWCDVELLKPKNSHQLRYAAKHMFNQKQYFAGLIDYALYFKSKIVK from the coding sequence ATGACTCAAAAATATTTTGAAGAAAAAGTCATTCAGAAGACTTTAGATTATAACTATGCAGAACATAGTGATGTTGATAAGTTTAATATTGCCTATGGCATTGATAAGAACTTCCTTTTTGGTTGTGGTGTTTCCATCGCGTCGATACTGATTGCCAACCCCAATACGCCGTTTGCTTTTCATGTATTTACAGATTCATTTAGCAATGAAGAACAGGCTCGATTTAATGCACTCGCAAAGCAATATGCCACCCAAATCGTGGTGTATCTCATTGACTGCGAGCAATTGAAATCGTTACCGAGTACTAAAAACTGGTCTTACGCAACGTACTTCCGATTTATTATCGCTGACCACTTCGCGGGAAAAATGGATAAGGTACTGTATCTGGATGCAGATATTGCCTGTCAGGGAAGTATACAAGAGTTGATTGACCTCGAGTTTGCTGAGCATGAAATTGCGGCCGTGGTTGCGGAGGGTGAGTCAGAGTGGTGGACTAAGCGCTCAATCAGTCTGGCAACACCGGGACTGGTTTCTGGCTACTTTAATGCGGGTTTTTTGCTGATTAACCTCCCCATCTGGACCGCTGAGGATATTTCTCGCAAGGCTATTGAGATGCTACGCGATCCGGATGTGGTACAGCGCATTACTCACCTGGATCAGGATGTGCTGAATATGTTGCTTGTTGGCAAGGCGCGTTTTGTCGGTAAAAAATTTAACACCCAATTCAGCATAAATTACGAGTTAAAGCATGACGTGGTCAATCCCGTGGATGTAAACACGGTATTCATTCATTATATTGGGCCGACTAAGCCCTGGCATCAATGGGGTAACTACCCTATTGCGCAGAGCTTTTTGAATGCGAAAAAATTATCACCCTGGTGTGATGTTGAATTGCTGAAACCTAAAAACAGTCATCAGTTACGTTATGCGGCAAAGCATATGTTTAATCAGAAGCAGTACTTCGCTGGCCTGATTGATTATGCACTTTATTTTAAAAGCAAAATTGTTAAATAA